In Streptomyces sp. NBC_01426, one genomic interval encodes:
- the folB gene encoding dihydroneopterin aldolase: protein MDRVALRGLKARGHHGVFPREREEGQTFIVDLVLHLDTRPAAAGDDLAKTVHYGVVAEEVVDVVQGEPVDLIETLAERIAQQCLKHEAVAQVEVIVHKPDAPITVPFDDVTITITRSRA, encoded by the coding sequence GTGGATCGTGTCGCGCTGCGCGGCCTCAAGGCTCGCGGGCACCACGGCGTCTTCCCCCGGGAACGCGAGGAAGGCCAGACCTTCATCGTGGACCTGGTGCTCCACCTCGACACCCGACCCGCGGCAGCCGGAGACGACCTGGCTAAGACCGTGCACTACGGGGTAGTCGCGGAAGAAGTCGTCGATGTGGTCCAGGGAGAACCCGTCGACCTGATCGAGACGCTCGCCGAGCGAATCGCCCAGCAGTGCCTGAAGCACGAAGCGGTGGCGCAGGTGGAGGTCATCGTCCACAAGCCGGACGCGCCGATCACCGTCCCCTTCGACGACGTGACCATCACGATCACCCGGAGCCGCGCATGA
- a CDS encoding nuclear transport factor 2 family protein has product MSRTDIEAVEEVNTAFYEAMEQGDFDALSALWLEDEISCVHPGWPVLSGRGEVLRSYALIMSHTEYIQFFLTDTKVTVIGDTALVSCTENILSGGPAEDGGELGPLVGQLVVATNVFRRTPEGWRLWSHHGSPVLTDSEDEDEEDSD; this is encoded by the coding sequence GTGAGCCGTACCGACATCGAAGCCGTCGAAGAGGTCAACACGGCCTTCTACGAGGCCATGGAGCAGGGAGACTTCGACGCACTGTCGGCGCTCTGGCTGGAGGACGAGATCTCCTGCGTCCACCCGGGCTGGCCCGTGCTGTCGGGGCGGGGCGAGGTGCTGCGCTCCTACGCCCTGATCATGTCCCACACCGAGTACATCCAGTTCTTCCTCACCGACACCAAGGTCACCGTCATAGGCGACACCGCGCTCGTCAGCTGCACCGAGAACATCCTCAGCGGCGGCCCCGCCGAGGACGGCGGCGAACTGGGTCCCCTGGTCGGTCAGCTGGTCGTCGCCACGAATGTGTTCCGACGCACACCGGAGGGCTGGCGACTCTGGTCCCACCACGGTTCACCGGTCCTTACGGACTCCGAAGATGAGGACGAAGAGGACTCCGACTGA
- the folK gene encoding 2-amino-4-hydroxy-6-hydroxymethyldihydropteridine diphosphokinase, with translation MNNGLNAQSDPTVQPVPASVVEAVDAADVTLSNPKWAVVALGANLGNRLETLQGAIDALGDTPGLRVKAVSPVYETEPWGVEPGSQPAYFNAVIAVKTTLPPSSLLERGHAIEEAFDRVREERWGPRTIDVDIVAYADVISEDPVLTLPHPRAHQRAFVLAPWHDIDPEAQLPGRGAVASLLAGIGLTGVTPRPDLELHLPD, from the coding sequence ATGAACAACGGACTGAACGCCCAGAGCGACCCCACCGTCCAGCCGGTGCCCGCCTCCGTAGTCGAGGCGGTCGACGCGGCGGACGTCACCCTGTCCAACCCGAAATGGGCCGTGGTCGCGCTGGGCGCGAACCTCGGCAACCGGCTGGAGACCCTCCAGGGCGCCATCGACGCCCTCGGGGACACCCCCGGCCTGCGGGTCAAGGCCGTCTCCCCCGTCTACGAGACCGAGCCGTGGGGCGTCGAGCCCGGCTCGCAGCCCGCGTACTTCAACGCGGTCATCGCGGTGAAGACCACCCTGCCGCCGTCCTCGCTCCTGGAGCGCGGGCACGCCATCGAAGAGGCCTTCGACCGCGTCCGCGAGGAGCGCTGGGGGCCCCGCACCATCGACGTCGACATCGTCGCGTACGCCGACGTGATCTCCGAGGACCCCGTCCTCACCCTCCCGCACCCGCGGGCGCACCAGCGCGCCTTCGTGCTGGCCCCCTGGCACGACATCGACCCGGAGGCCCAGCTCCCGGGCCGCGGCGCGGTCGCCTCCCTGCTGGCCGGAAT
- the folP gene encoding dihydropteroate synthase, whose amino-acid sequence MNTNHGVTARGRVTGLPEWDRCGVMGVVNVTPDSFSDGGRWFDTTAAVKRGLDLVAQGADLVDVGGESTRPGASRVDADEELRRVVPVVRGLASEGIAVSVDTMRAEVAAQAVAAGAVLVNDVSGGLADPGMIPAVAAAEVPFVVMHWRGFSAGMNNLAVYEDVVAEVTAELRARVDAVVAGGIAPERLLVDPGLGFAKNAEHDLALVAHLRELRALGFPLLVAASRKRFLGRVLAGADGAAPPPARERDAATAAVSAIAAHQGAWAVRVHEVRATADAVRVARAVEGAL is encoded by the coding sequence ATGAACACGAACCACGGGGTCACCGCCAGGGGCCGGGTGACAGGCCTGCCGGAGTGGGATCGCTGCGGGGTCATGGGCGTCGTCAACGTCACCCCCGACTCGTTCTCCGACGGGGGCCGCTGGTTCGACACCACCGCGGCGGTCAAACGCGGCCTGGACCTCGTCGCGCAGGGCGCCGACCTCGTCGACGTCGGCGGCGAGTCCACCCGCCCCGGCGCCTCCCGCGTCGACGCCGACGAGGAACTGCGCCGGGTCGTCCCCGTGGTCCGCGGCCTGGCGTCCGAGGGCATCGCCGTCTCCGTCGACACCATGCGCGCGGAGGTCGCCGCCCAAGCCGTCGCGGCCGGCGCCGTACTCGTCAACGACGTCAGCGGCGGACTCGCCGACCCCGGCATGATCCCGGCCGTCGCGGCCGCCGAGGTGCCGTTCGTCGTCATGCACTGGCGCGGATTCAGCGCCGGCATGAACAACCTGGCCGTCTACGAGGACGTCGTCGCGGAGGTCACCGCCGAACTGCGCGCCCGCGTCGACGCCGTCGTCGCGGGCGGCATCGCCCCCGAACGGCTCCTCGTCGACCCGGGCCTGGGCTTCGCGAAGAACGCCGAGCACGACCTGGCCCTGGTCGCCCACCTGCGCGAGCTGCGCGCGCTGGGCTTCCCGCTGCTGGTCGCCGCCTCGCGGAAGCGTTTCCTCGGCCGGGTCCTGGCCGGCGCGGACGGCGCCGCCCCGCCGCCCGCCCGCGAACGCGACGCCGCCACCGCCGCCGTGTCCGCCATCGCCGCCCACCAGGGCGCCTGGGCGGTACGGGTACACGAGGTACGGGCCACCGCGGACGCGGTTCGCGTGGCCCGTGCGGTGGAAGGGGCACTGTGA
- a CDS encoding phosphatidylglycerol lysyltransferase domain-containing protein: MSSRIDGDKSGQVPSGVRRILRGPRPESVPGLVGTAVMIVGLLDIAAGVFPRFRHSRFHAVTEVLPGSLGPFAAALSISAGVLLLLLAHGLKRHKRRAWRASVVLLPAGAVAQFTYRHSVIGVIIAAVLLALLLRHQNEFKALPDPRSRWKALANFVLMSAGSIGLGLVIVNVHPGKVVGNPSLYEQISHVVYGLFGIEGPVEYAGRVSWTVGYSLGALGMLTAVTTIYLAFRPEHPAARLTADDETKLRELLSKHGGRDSLGHFALRRDKAVVFSPSGKAAVTYRVVSGVMLASGDPVGDVEAWPGAIERFMEEAKAHSWTPAVMGCSETGGEVWTRETGLDALELGDEAIVDVKDFSLSGRAMRNVRQMVKRIERNGYTTKVRRVSDLTERELEQVRGAADAWRGTDTERGFSMALGRVGDPGDGDCFIATAHREEEGDTSPFGDLKAVLHFVPWGKDGMSLELMRRDRAADPGMNELLIVASLEAAPALKIEKVSLNFAMFRSALARGEKIGAGPVLRMWRGLLVFLSRWFQIESLYKFNAKFRPRWEPRFVVFRHTRDLPRIGFAAMQAEGFVTLALPRLFAGRRRPKPVRTCAHHRMAKVPAQAEREVRAA; this comes from the coding sequence ATGTCTAGCAGGATAGATGGCGATAAGTCGGGACAGGTTCCGAGCGGGGTGCGCCGAATCCTCCGTGGCCCACGGCCGGAGTCGGTACCCGGCCTCGTAGGTACGGCCGTCATGATCGTCGGCCTTCTGGACATCGCGGCGGGGGTCTTCCCGCGATTCCGACACAGCAGGTTCCACGCGGTCACCGAGGTGCTCCCCGGCTCCCTCGGCCCGTTCGCCGCCGCCCTCTCCATCAGCGCCGGCGTCCTGCTCCTGCTGCTGGCCCACGGCCTCAAGCGGCACAAGCGGCGCGCCTGGCGCGCCTCCGTCGTCCTGCTCCCCGCCGGCGCGGTGGCGCAGTTCACCTACAGGCACTCCGTCATCGGGGTGATCATCGCGGCGGTGCTCCTCGCCCTGCTCCTGCGCCACCAGAACGAGTTCAAGGCACTGCCCGACCCGCGCAGCCGCTGGAAGGCGCTGGCCAACTTCGTCCTGATGAGCGCCGGCTCCATCGGCCTCGGCCTGGTCATCGTCAACGTCCACCCGGGCAAGGTCGTCGGCAACCCCAGCCTCTACGAGCAGATCAGCCACGTCGTGTACGGCCTCTTCGGCATCGAGGGCCCCGTCGAGTACGCGGGCCGCGTCTCCTGGACCGTCGGCTACTCCCTCGGCGCCCTCGGCATGCTGACCGCGGTCACCACGATCTACCTGGCCTTCCGCCCCGAGCACCCCGCCGCGCGACTCACCGCCGACGACGAGACCAAGCTGCGCGAGCTGCTCTCCAAGCACGGCGGCCGCGACTCCCTCGGCCACTTCGCGCTCCGCCGCGACAAGGCCGTCGTCTTCTCCCCCAGCGGCAAGGCCGCCGTCACCTACCGCGTCGTCTCCGGCGTGATGCTCGCCTCCGGCGACCCGGTCGGCGACGTCGAGGCCTGGCCCGGCGCCATCGAACGGTTCATGGAAGAGGCCAAGGCCCACTCCTGGACCCCGGCCGTCATGGGCTGCAGCGAGACCGGAGGCGAGGTCTGGACCCGGGAAACCGGTCTGGACGCCCTGGAACTGGGTGACGAGGCGATTGTCGATGTCAAAGACTTCTCCCTCTCGGGCCGCGCCATGCGCAATGTCCGCCAGATGGTGAAGCGCATCGAGCGCAACGGCTACACCACCAAGGTGCGCCGGGTCAGCGACCTCACCGAACGGGAACTCGAACAGGTCCGCGGCGCCGCCGACGCGTGGCGCGGCACCGACACCGAGCGCGGCTTCTCCATGGCACTCGGCCGGGTCGGCGACCCGGGCGACGGCGACTGCTTCATCGCCACCGCGCACCGCGAGGAGGAGGGCGACACCAGCCCCTTCGGCGACCTGAAGGCCGTCCTGCACTTCGTCCCCTGGGGCAAGGACGGCATGTCGCTGGAGCTGATGCGCCGCGACCGCGCCGCCGACCCCGGCATGAACGAGCTGCTGATCGTCGCCTCCCTGGAGGCCGCACCCGCGCTGAAGATCGAGAAGGTCTCCCTGAACTTCGCGATGTTCCGCTCGGCCCTCGCCCGCGGCGAGAAGATCGGCGCCGGCCCCGTGCTGCGCATGTGGCGCGGCCTGCTGGTCTTCCTGTCCCGCTGGTTCCAGATCGAGTCCCTGTACAAGTTCAACGCGAAGTTCCGCCCCCGCTGGGAGCCCCGCTTCGTCGTCTTCCGGCACACCCGCGACCTGCCCCGCATCGGCTTCGCCGCGATGCAGGCCGAGGGGTTCGTCACGCTGGCGCTGCCCCGGCTGTTCGCCGGCCGCCGCCGGCCCAAGCCGGTCCGCACCTGCGCCCACCACCGGATGGCGAAGGTGCCGGCCCAGGCCGAGCGCGAGGTCCGGGCGGCCTGA
- a CDS encoding alpha/beta hydrolase, with amino-acid sequence MGLTSNTVLVLAIIAGVVLFALTLWFWPRLSGRTWRAYVGRVGLLLATQLALFAAVGLGANKSFLFYGSWADLFGQETSIGKVVDHSMSSKDIKVVDKQKLDVPGGGKPQVGGQILKVAITGQKSKITSPGYVWLPPEYFQPRYKDQNFPASIVLTGYPGTAENLIKGLDYPMKAFSLSKAGKMKPMILVMLRPTIAPPRDTECVDIPGGPQTETFFGQDLPQAIQSTFRVGKKPQNMGFIGNSTGGYCALKIAAHYPQTFGAAAGLSAYYEAPDDPTTGDLFHGDAKLKKRADVLHSMQNKKPAGTSFLVTSSEKGEPNLGDTKKFIKLVKGPDRVSSIILDSGGHNFNTWRREIPPMLTWMSGRIQA; translated from the coding sequence ATGGGTCTCACCAGTAATACGGTTCTGGTCCTGGCCATCATCGCCGGCGTGGTGCTCTTCGCGCTCACGCTCTGGTTCTGGCCTCGGCTCTCGGGCCGCACCTGGCGCGCGTACGTGGGCCGGGTCGGTCTCCTGCTCGCCACGCAGTTGGCACTGTTCGCGGCGGTGGGGCTCGGAGCCAACAAGTCGTTCCTCTTCTACGGTTCCTGGGCCGACCTCTTCGGTCAGGAGACGTCGATCGGCAAGGTCGTCGACCACTCGATGAGCAGCAAGGACATCAAGGTCGTCGACAAGCAGAAGCTGGACGTCCCGGGCGGCGGGAAGCCTCAGGTCGGTGGTCAGATCCTGAAGGTTGCCATAACGGGGCAGAAGTCGAAGATAACGAGCCCCGGGTACGTGTGGCTGCCGCCGGAGTACTTCCAGCCGCGGTACAAGGACCAGAACTTCCCCGCGTCGATCGTGCTGACGGGCTACCCGGGCACCGCCGAGAACCTGATCAAAGGCCTCGACTACCCCATGAAGGCCTTCAGCCTGTCCAAGGCGGGCAAGATGAAGCCGATGATCCTGGTCATGCTGCGTCCGACGATCGCGCCGCCGCGTGACACCGAGTGCGTCGACATACCCGGTGGCCCGCAGACCGAGACCTTCTTCGGCCAGGACCTGCCGCAGGCCATCCAGAGCACCTTCCGGGTCGGCAAGAAGCCGCAGAACATGGGCTTCATCGGGAACTCCACGGGCGGCTACTGCGCCCTGAAGATCGCCGCGCACTACCCGCAGACCTTCGGCGCCGCCGCCGGCCTCTCCGCGTACTACGAGGCTCCCGACGACCCGACGACCGGTGACCTGTTCCACGGCGACGCCAAGCTGAAGAAGCGCGCGGACGTGCTGCACAGCATGCAGAACAAGAAGCCGGCCGGTACGTCCTTCCTGGTCACCAGCAGTGAGAAGGGCGAGCCGAACCTCGGTGACACCAAGAAGTTCATCAAGCTGGTGAAGGGGCCGGACCGGGTCTCCTCGATCATCCTCGACAGCGGCGGCCACAACTTCAACACCTGGCGGCGCGAGATCCCGCCGATGCTGACGTGGATGAGCGGCCGCATCCAGGCCTGA